One window from the genome of Musa acuminata AAA Group cultivar baxijiao chromosome BXJ1-4, Cavendish_Baxijiao_AAA, whole genome shotgun sequence encodes:
- the LOC135644722 gene encoding disease resistance protein Pik-1-like, with protein sequence MVKQEMVMKLTMEDAKKRSKALKIAVGLPGVISAKLDEDKIVVVGDGVDSIVLTTMLRKKMGHVELVKVGSAEEKKEEKKEEKKEDGWVCPPTWTPHFNLMPPVYEIREPNHDPCRIM encoded by the exons ATGGTGAAG CAAGAGATGGTGATGAAGCTCACCATGGAAGATGCCAAGAAGCGTTCCAAAGCTCTCAAGATTGCTGTGGGATTGCCTG GTGTGATATCCGCAAAACTGGATGAAGACAAGATCGTCGTGGTCGGCGACGGGGTTGACTCGATCGTTCTGACCACCATGCTCAGAAAAAAGATGGGCCACGTCGAGCTCGTTAAAGTCGGGTCAGCtgaagagaaaaaagaagagaagaaagaggagaagaaggaagatggCTGGGTGTGCCCTCCGACTTGGACTCCTCACTTCAATCTTATGCCGCCTGTGTATGAGATCCGCGAGCCCAACCACGACCCTTGCAGAATAATGTAG
- the LOC103981001 gene encoding elongation factor Ts, mitochondrial isoform X2, protein MACCRSAKSLTRLILSELSVGRQPRKGYFFRAYIGEPAVKPRGLVNLNASRQVLLRRFSTEVSATEQINLIKQLRERTSAPIKDVKLSLVSCNWDLEAAQKDLRKRGVVLAAKKSSRTAAEGLLSVAQTEKKAVVVELNCETDFVARNDVFQYLASSLAKIALSAESSMVQTQEAFIFGPEYLENMKINLDHPKISGETTVQNAVTEVAAMVGENVKIRRGYALSTSSHGAVLSYLHTCPQPGLGRIAGLLTLEIEDGNASLDALRGVGSSLAMHIVASKPLFLSKELVPSEALESERDILKAQAESSGKSQMAVEKMVEGRMRKYYEEVVLLEQKFVMNDSVKVKSLLNDLSKEVGSCVKIGNFLRMEVGEGIQR, encoded by the exons ATGGCATGCTGTAGAAGTGCAAAGAGTCTCACACGGTTAATACTCAGCGAATTGAGTGTCGGTAGGCAGCCCAGAAAGGGTTATTTTTTTCGGGCATATATAGGGGAGCCAGCAGTTAAGCCAAGAGGGTTGGTAAACTTGAATGCCTCAAGACAAGTGCTTTTGAGAAGGTTTAGCACCGAAGTGTCAGCTACTGAGCAGATTAATCTCATCAAACAGTTGAGGGAAAGAACAAGTGCACCTATTAAGGATGTCAAACTTTCTCTTGTTTCTTGTAACTGGGATCTAG AGGCTGCACAGAAGGACCTTAGAAAGAGAGGGGTGGTTCTTGCTGCAAAGAAATCCTCAAGAACTGCTGCCGAGGGTTTACTTTCAGTGGCACAGACTGAGAAAAAAGCTGTTGTAGTTGAACTCAACTGTGAGACAGACTTTGTAGCAAGAAATGATGTATTTCAATACCTG GCTTCGTCTTTGGCAAAGATAGCTTTATCAGCTGAAAGTTCAATGGTGCAAACTCAAGAAGCTTTTATATTTGGACCTGAATACTTGGAG AACATGAAGATTAATTTGGATCATCCAAAAATTTCTGGAGAAACTACAGTGCAAAATGCAGTTACAGAAGTTGCTGCCATGGTTGGGGAGAATGTGAAGATTAGAAGAGGTTATGCATTGTCCACATCTTCACATGGTGCTGTCTTATCTTACCTACACACATGTCCCCAACCAG GATTGGGCCGCATTGCTGGATTGTTGACACTGGAGATAGAAGATGGCAATGCTTCACTTGATGCTCTTCGTGGGGTTGGTTCGTCATTGGCAATGCACATAGTGGCATCGAAGCCTTTGTTCTTGTCTAAAGAACTTGTTCCTTCTGAGGCTTTAGAGAGTGAGCGTGACATACTTAAGGCACAG GCAGAAAGTTCAGGAAAATCTCAGATGGCCGTTGAAAAGATGGTGGAAGGTCGTATGAGGAAATACTATGAAGAAGTAGTCTTATTGGAACAGAAGTTtgttatgaatgatagtgtcaaaGTGAAG TCACTGCTGAATGATTTATCAAAAGAAGTTGGTTCCTGTGTAAAAATTGGCAATTTCCTCAGAATGGAGGTCGGAGAAGGCATCCAGAGGTAG
- the LOC103980997 gene encoding 110 kDa U5 small nuclear ribonucleoprotein component CLO, with protein sequence MDDSLYDEFGNYIGPEIESDVGSDASDDDASTGDKSPAGSAASDDGDAGAASPGAAANGWITSAGGLDDMDVDAAASQIVLAEDKKYYPTAEEVYGEGVETLVMDEDEQPLEQPIIKPVRTLKFEVGVKDSSTYVSTEFLLGLASNPSLVRNVALMGHLQHGKTVFMDMLVEQTHEISTFDVQNERHIRYTDTRIDEQERRISIKAVPMSLVLEDSNAKSYLCNIMDTPGHVNFSDEMTAALRLADGAVLVVDAAEGVMVNTERAIRHAIQERLPIVVVMNKVDRLITELKLPPTDAYFKLRHTLEAINDLISSCSTTVGGTQMVDPVAGNVCFASANAGWSFTLQSFAKLYLKLHGIPFDSVKFASRLWGDMYYHPDQRVFKKKPPMAGGERSFVQFILEPLYKIYSQVIGEHKKSVEATLAELGVTLSNAAYKLNVKPLLRLACSSVFGFATGFTDMLVQHIPSARDAATKKVEHIYTGPQDSYIAEAMKNCDPYGPLMINITKLYPKSDCSVFDAFGRVYSGTIQTGQTLRVLGEGYSPEDEEDMTVKEVTKLWVYQARYRIPISKAPAGSWVLIEGVDASIMKTATLCPLYMDEDVYIFRPLRFNTLSVVKTATEPLNPSELPKMVEGLRKISKSYPLAITKVEESGEHTILGTGEIYLDSIMKDLRELYSEVEVKVADPVVTFCETVVETSSMKCFAETPNKRNKITMVAEPLEKGLAEDIENGVVSIDARQRDISDFFQKRYDWDLLSARSIWAFGPDKQGPNILLDDTLPSEVDKNLLNAVRDSIVQGFQWGAREGPLCDEPIRNVKFKILNASIAPEPLHRGGGQIIPTARRVVYSAFLMANPRLMEPVYYVEIQTPIDCVSAIYTVLSRRRGHVTQDVPKPGTPVYIVKAFLPVIESFGFETDLRYHTQGQAFCLSVFDHWAIVPGDPLDKNIILRPLEPAPIQHLAREFMVKTRRRKGMSEDVSINKFFDEAMVVELAQQAADVHLQIM encoded by the exons ATGGACGACAGCCTCTATGACGAATTCGGCAACTACATCGGCCCGGAGATCGAGTCCGACGTCGGCTCCGACGCCTCCGACGACGACGCCTCCACCGGAGACAAGTCCCCCGCCGGATCCGCCGCATCTGACGATGGAGATGCCGGCGCGGCCTCCCCTGGCGCCGCGGCCAACGGCTGGATCACCAGCGCCGGCGGACTTGACGACATGGACGTCGACGCTGCCGCCTCACAGATCGTCCTCGCCGAGGACAAGAAGTACTATCCCACTGCCGAGGAGGTCTACGGAGAGGGCGTCGAGACGCTGGTGATGGACGAGGACGAGCAGCCTTTGGAGCAGCCCATCATCAAACCCGTCCGCACCCTTAAGTTCGAGGTCGGCGTCAAGGACTCCTCCACCTACGTTTCCACCGAGTTCCTGTTGGGCCTCGCCTCCAACCCTTCGTTGGTCCGGAATGTGGCGCTCATGGGGCACCTCCAGCACGGGAAGACGGTGTTCATGGACATGCTGGTGGAGCAGACGCACGAGATCTCCACGTTTGATGTGCAGAACGAGCGGCATATAAGGTATACCGACACTAGGATCGATGAGCAGGAGCGGAGAATCTCGATCAAGGCAGTGCCCATGTCACTTGTGCTCGAGGATAGCAATGCCAAGTCGTATCTCTGCAACATAATGGACACGCCAGGCCATGTCAATTTCTCAGACGAAATGACAGCTGCACTTCGCCTCGCTGATGGAGCTGTGTTGGTTGTGGATGCTGCAGAAGGTGTTATG GTTAACACTGAGAGGGCTATAAGACACGCAATCCAAGAGAGGTTGCCCATAGTGGTTGTAATGAATAAG GTTGATCGACTTATTACGGAGCTAAAACTCCCTCCCACTGATGCATATTTTAAGTTGAGGCACACATTGGAAGCTATCAATGACTTGATCTCATCTTGCTCGACTACTGTTGGAGGCACCCAAATGGTTGATCCTGTGGCTGGAAATGTTTGTTTTGCCAGTGCAAATGCTGGCTGGTCTTTCACACTGCAGTCCTTCGCTAAGCTATATCTTAAGCTTCATGGCATACCATTTGACTCTGTGAAGTTTGCATCACGCTTATGGGGGGATATGTACTATCACCCTGACCAAAGAGTATTTAAGAAGAAACCTCCTATGGCTGGAGGAGAGAGATCATTTGTACAGTTTATTCTTGAACCATTGTACAAAATCTACAGCCAGGTAATTGGAGAACATAAGAAGAGTGTTGAGGCAACCCTTGCAGAACTTGGAGTCACACTGAGTAATGCAGCTTACAAGTTGAATGTGAAGCCTTTACTGAGATTGGCTTGCAGTTCGGTCTTTGGATTTGCAACTGGCTTCACTGATATGCTTGTCCAGCACATTCCCTCAGCTCGGGATGCTGCAACGAAGAAGGTGGAGCACATATATACAGGGCCTCAAGACTCTTATATTGCTGAGGCTATGAAAAACTGTGATCCATATGGTCCCCTTATGATTAATATTACAAAACTTTATCCTAAGTCTGATTGTAGCGTGTTTGATGCCTTTGGTCGGGTCTATAGTGGTACTATACAGACTGGTCAAACCTTGCGTGTACTTGGCGAAGGATATTCACCTGAAGATGAAGAAGATATGACAGTTAAAGAAGTCACCAAGTTGTGGGTTTATCAGGCTCGATATCGTATTCCCATCAGTAAAGCCCCTGCTGGCTCTTGGGTTCTAATCGAAGGTGTTGATGCATCAATCATGAAGACAGCAACATTATGCCCTTTATATATGGATGAAGATGTTTATATATTTAGGCCCCTTCGCTTCAACACATTATCAGTTGTGAAGACCGCAACCGAGCCATTGAATCCAAGCGAGCTTCCCAAGATGGTGGAGGGCCTTAGGAAAATTAGTAAGAGTTATCCATTAGCTATTACTAAGGTTGAGGAGTCCGGAGAGCACACTATCCTGGGGACAGGTGAGATATATCTTGATTCAATAATGAAGGACCTGAGGGAACTTTACTCTGAAGTTGAAGTTAAG GTGGCAGATCCTGTTGTCACTTTTTGCGAGACAGTGGTTGAAACTTCATCAATGAAGTGTTTTGCTGAAACACCAAACAAAAGGAACAAAATTACTATG GTTGCAGAGCCACTGGAGAAGGGTTTGGCAGAAGATATTGAGAATGGTGTTGTTAGTATTGATGCACGGCAAAGAGATATTAGTGATTTCTTCCAGAAACGCTATGACTGGGATTTGCTTTCAGCGAGGTCTATCTGGGCATTTGGTCCAGACAAGCAG GGGCCTAATATCTTATTAGATGACACTCTTCCTAGTGAAGTTGACAAAAATCTGTTGAATGCTGTCAGAGACTCCATTGTTCAAGG TTTCCAATGGGGTGCACGAGAAGGTCCTCTCTGTGATGAGCCTATCCGGAATGTGAAATTCAAAATCCTGAATGCATCCATAGCTCCAGAGCCGTTGCACCGAGGTGGTGGTCAGATTATCCCCACTGCAAGGCGGGTGGTATATTCAGCTTTCCTGATGGCGAATCCTCGGCTTATGGAGCCCGTTTACTATGTTGAG ATCCAAACACCGATAGATTGTGTTTCTGCTATTTACACGGTGCTGTCACGAAGGCGAGGACATGTAACACAAGATGTGCCGAAGCCCGGCACTCCCGTATATATTGTAAAG gcCTTTTTGCCTGTGATCGAGTCATTTGGATTTGAGACGGACTTAAGATACCATACTCAAGGGCAAGCTTTCTGTCTCTCTGTTTTTGATCACTGGGCTATAGTTCCTGGTGATCCATTGGACAAGAACATAATTCTCCGTCCCCTTGAACCGGCACCAATACAACACCTTGCACGTGAATTCATGGTCAAGACACGTCGTCGAAAG GGTATGAGTGAAGATGTAAGCATTAACAAATTCTTCGATGAGGCTATGGTGGTGGAGCTTGCCCAGCAGGCTGCCGATGTTCATCTGCAGATTATGTAA
- the LOC135644710 gene encoding glucan endo-1,3-beta-glucosidase 5-like has translation MAAPNLVKALVLCFLLQRSLVFVDSAIGINWGTRSSRKLPPPVVVDLLKENRVGKVKLFEADPDILRALMGSGIEVMVGIPNELLGVLGSSPAACDQWVSRNVSRFMGKGGADIRYIAVGNEPFLTTYQGQYQSLVLPAMLNLQQSLVKANLASYIKLVVPCNADAYQSVSVPSQGTFRPELTQIITQLVSFLNTNGSPFVVNIYPFLSLYQSSDFPQDYAFFGGSSHPVVDGQNVYYNAFDGNFDTLVAALSKIGYGQMPIAVGEVGWPSDGTPSANLSAARAFVQGLVNHVLSNKGTPLRPGVPPADIYLFSLLDEDQKSILPGSFERHWGIFSFDGQAKYPLNLGLGNAALKNAKDVPYLPPRWCIANPSLDPSAIANHMKVACNVADCTTLFYGGSCNAIGEKGNISYAFNSYYQLQKQDARSCNFDGLGMVTFLDPSIGDCRFLVGISDSGSPVGCTNFCGLWIMALWILSYVRILNVL, from the exons ATGGCAGCCCCCAATCTGGTAAAGGCGCTTGTCTTGTGTTTTTTGCTTCAAAGATCTCTCGTTTTCGTGGATTCAGCGATTGGTATCAACTGGGGGACGCGATCTTCCCGCAAGCTGCCGCCTCCCGTTGTTGTggatcttctgaaagagaacaggGTTGGGAAGGTGAAGCTCTTCGAAGCTGACCCCGACATCCTCCGCGCGCTCATGGGAAGCGGCATTGAGGTGATGGTCGGGATCCCCAATGAGTTGCTGGGTGTGTTGGGATCTTCGCCTGCTGCCTGCGATCAATGGGTCAGCCGGAACGTGTCGAGATTCATGGGCAAAGGTGGTGCCGACATCAG ATATATTGCCGTTGGAAATGAGCCCTTCCTCACAACCTATCAAGGACAATATCAATCTCTAGTTCTTCCGGCCATGCTCAACCTTCAACAATCGTTGGTCAAAGCAAATCTGGCAAGCTATATAAAACTAGTGGTCCCTTGCAATGCTGATGCTTATCAATCAGTGTCGGTTCCTTCTCAAGGGACTTTTCGACCTGAGCTAACTCAGATAATAACCCAACTAGTCTCTTTTCTTAATACAAATGGGTCCCCTTTTGTGGTCAACATTTACCCTTTCCTTAGTCTCTACCAGAGTTCAGATTTCCCACAAGATTATGCCTTCTTTGGGGGTTCTTCTCACCCTGTTGTCGATGGCCAAAATGTGTATTACAATGCTTTTGATGGCAATTTTGACACTCTCGTGGCTGCTCTCAGCAAGATTGGTTATGGACAAATGCCCATAGCCGTTGGTGAGGTGGGTTGGCCTTCTGATGGAACACCAAGTGCAAATTTAAGTGCTGCAAGGGCCTTTGTTCAAGGGCTAGTCAATCATGTTTTGAGCAACAAAGGGACACCCTTGAGGCCCGGGGTTCCTCCAGCAGATATATATCTCTTCAGCCTTCTTGATGAAGATCAAAAGAGCATACTTCCTGGAAGCTTCGAACGCCACTGGGGAATTTTCTCTTTTGATGGCCAGGCCAAGTACCCATTGAACCTTGGCCTGGGTAATGCTGCATTGAAGAATGCTAAGGATGTTCCATATCTTCCACCAAGATGGTGTATTGCAAACCCATCCCTGGATCCTAGCGCTATAGCAAATCATATGAAGGTAGCATGCAATGTCGCTGATTGCACCACTCTATTCTACGGAGGATCATGCAACGCAATCGGGGAGAAGGGGAACATCTCTTATGCCTTTAACAGTTACTATCAGTTACAGAAGCAGGACGCCAGAAGTTGTAACTTCGATGGGCTCGGGATGGTTACCTTTCTTGATCCCTCCATTGGTGACTGCCGCTTTCTTGTTGGAATTAGTGACAGTGGTAGTCCTGTTGGTTGCACAAATTTTTGTGGCTTATGGATCATGGCCTTGTGGATATTAAGTTATGTAAGAATTTTGAATGTGTTGTAA
- the LOC103981000 gene encoding E3 ubiquitin-protein ligase RGLG1-like — MGGGESKHHSSYRDSYDYGHSSSSYAPRFSPAASNYVQPETVNRLQRKYSRINDDYQTLSQVTEALAEAGLESSNLIVGIDFTKSNEWTGKVSFNHHCLHDIGNTPNPYEQAISIIGRTLSAFDEDNLIPCFGFGDASTHDQEVFSFYPDNRPCNGFEEALERYRELVPNLRLAGPTSFAPIIETAIGIVDNTHGQYHVLLIIADGQVTRSVDTQYGQLSPQERDTLSAIVKASDYPLSIVLVGVGDGPWDMMHEFDDNIPSRAFDNFQFVNFTEIMSRNIPASRKETEFALAALMEIPSQYKATIDLQLLGQRRGVPDRVCLPPPTRNPYSRSSSFEQGPGITRSYPPATSESSMEDKLICPICLWKSKDFAFGCGHQTCFDCGKDLQRCPICQSHITTKIRLY, encoded by the exons ATGGGAGGGGGAGAGTCCAAACATCACAGTTCTTATCGCGACTCTTATGATTATGGCCATTCTTCTTCAAGCTATGCTCCAAGGttctctccagctgcttcaaatTATGTGCAGCCTGAAACAGTAAACAGATTgcaaagaaagtattcaaggatcAATGATGACTACCAAACACTCAGTCAA GTTACTGAGGCACTTGCAGAAGCAGGTCTTGAATCATCAAATCTTATCGTGGGAATTGATTTTACAAAGAGCAATGAATGGACAG GTAAAGTTTCTTTCAACCACCATTGCCTACATGACATTGGGAATACTCCAAACCCCTATGAACAGGCAATATCTATTATTGGAAGGACACTTTCTGCTTTTGATGAAGATAATCTTATTCCTTGCTTTGGGTTTGGTGACG CATCCACTCATGACCAGGAAGTATTCAGCTTTTATCCAGATAACCGACCATGTAATGGCTTTGAAGAAGCACTTGAACGTTACAGAGAACTAGTTCCAAATCTTCGGCTAGCCG GGCCAACGTCCTTTGCACCAATTATTGAAACAGCCATAGGCATTGTCGATAACACCCATGGGCAGTACCATGTTCTACTTATTATTGCTGATGGGCAG GTGACACGAAGCGTAGACACACAATATGGACAATTAAGTCCACAGGAGAGAGATACACTCAGTGCCATAGTCAAAGCAAG TGACTATCCCTTGTCAATAGTTCTTGTTGGAGTTGGAGATGGTCCATGGGATATGATGCATGAGTTTGATGACAATATACCCTCCCGAGCATTTGATAATTTCCAG TTTGTGAATTTTACTGAGATAATGTCTAGAAACATCCCTGCCAGTAGAAAGGAGACAGAGTTTGCACTTGCTGCACTGATGGAAATTCCCTCACAGTATAAAGCAACAATAGACCTTCAACTTCTGGG TCAACGAAGGGGAGTTCCTGATAGGGTTTGTCTTCCTCCACCAACCAGGAACCCTTACTCACGGTCAAGTAGCTTTGAGCAAGGTCCTGGAATCACCAGAAGCTACCCACCTGCCACCTCTGAAAGTTCTATGGAGGATAAGCTG ATCTGTCCAATTTGCCTATGGAAATCAAAGGATTTTGCATTTGGGTGCGGACATCAG ACTTGTTTCGACTGTGGGAAAGATTTGCAGCGTTGCCCCATATGCCAAAGCCATATTACAACTAAGATAAGGCTCTACTAA
- the LOC103981001 gene encoding elongation factor Ts, mitochondrial isoform X1 gives MACCRSAKSLTRLILSELSVGRQPRKGYFFRAYIGEPAVKPRGLVNLNASRQVLLRRFSTEVSATEQINLIKQLRERTSAPIKDVKLSLVSCNWDLEAAQKDLRKRGVVLAAKKSSRTAAEGLLSVAQTEKKAVVVELNCETDFVARNDVFQYLASSLAKIALSAESSMVQTQEAFIFGPEYLENMKINLDHPKISGETTVQNAVTEVAAMVGENVKIRRGYALSTSSHGAVLSYLHTCPQPGLGRIAGLLTLEIEDGNASLDALRGVGSSLAMHIVASKPLFLSKELVPSEALESERDILKAQAESSGKSQMAVEKMVEGRMRKYYEEVVLLEQKFVMNDSVKVKSLLNDLSKEVGSCVKIGNFLRMEVGEGIQRLGEAPDAMAHAA, from the exons ATGGCATGCTGTAGAAGTGCAAAGAGTCTCACACGGTTAATACTCAGCGAATTGAGTGTCGGTAGGCAGCCCAGAAAGGGTTATTTTTTTCGGGCATATATAGGGGAGCCAGCAGTTAAGCCAAGAGGGTTGGTAAACTTGAATGCCTCAAGACAAGTGCTTTTGAGAAGGTTTAGCACCGAAGTGTCAGCTACTGAGCAGATTAATCTCATCAAACAGTTGAGGGAAAGAACAAGTGCACCTATTAAGGATGTCAAACTTTCTCTTGTTTCTTGTAACTGGGATCTAG AGGCTGCACAGAAGGACCTTAGAAAGAGAGGGGTGGTTCTTGCTGCAAAGAAATCCTCAAGAACTGCTGCCGAGGGTTTACTTTCAGTGGCACAGACTGAGAAAAAAGCTGTTGTAGTTGAACTCAACTGTGAGACAGACTTTGTAGCAAGAAATGATGTATTTCAATACCTG GCTTCGTCTTTGGCAAAGATAGCTTTATCAGCTGAAAGTTCAATGGTGCAAACTCAAGAAGCTTTTATATTTGGACCTGAATACTTGGAG AACATGAAGATTAATTTGGATCATCCAAAAATTTCTGGAGAAACTACAGTGCAAAATGCAGTTACAGAAGTTGCTGCCATGGTTGGGGAGAATGTGAAGATTAGAAGAGGTTATGCATTGTCCACATCTTCACATGGTGCTGTCTTATCTTACCTACACACATGTCCCCAACCAG GATTGGGCCGCATTGCTGGATTGTTGACACTGGAGATAGAAGATGGCAATGCTTCACTTGATGCTCTTCGTGGGGTTGGTTCGTCATTGGCAATGCACATAGTGGCATCGAAGCCTTTGTTCTTGTCTAAAGAACTTGTTCCTTCTGAGGCTTTAGAGAGTGAGCGTGACATACTTAAGGCACAG GCAGAAAGTTCAGGAAAATCTCAGATGGCCGTTGAAAAGATGGTGGAAGGTCGTATGAGGAAATACTATGAAGAAGTAGTCTTATTGGAACAGAAGTTtgttatgaatgatagtgtcaaaGTGAAG TCACTGCTGAATGATTTATCAAAAGAAGTTGGTTCCTGTGTAAAAATTGGCAATTTCCTCAGAATGGAGGTCGGAGAAGGCATCCAGAG GCTTGGAGAGGCACCTGATGCCATGGCTCATGCTGCATAA